The following proteins are co-located in the Cydia fagiglandana chromosome 2, ilCydFagi1.1, whole genome shotgun sequence genome:
- the LOC134674225 gene encoding AP-1 complex subunit sigma-2 isoform X2 gives MMQFMLLFSRQGKLRLQKWYVAHPDKLKKKITRELITTVLARKPKMCSFLEWKDVKVVYKRYASLYFCCAMEQEDNELLTLELIHRYVELLDKYFGSVCELDIIFNFEKAYFILDELVLGGELQETSKKNVLKAIAAQDLLQEDETVDAALREVGLL, from the exons ATG ATGCAATTTATGCTCCTATTTAGTCGGCAAGGCAAGTTACGTCTACAGAAATGGTACGTGGCCCACCCTGATAAACTGAAAAAGAAAATTACCCGTGAACTTATCACTACAGTGCTGGCGCGGAAGCCGAAAATGTGCTCTTTTCTCGAGTGGAAAGATGTGAAAGTAGTATATAAGAG ATACGCGTCCCTGTACTTCTGCTGCGCCATGGAGCAGGAGGACAATGAGCTGCTGACCCTGGAGCTCATCCACCGCTATGTCGAGCTTCTCGATAAATACTTTGGCAGC GTGTGCGAGCTGGACATAATCTTCAACTTCGAGAAAGCCTACTTCATCCTCGATGAGCTGGTGCTCGGCGGAGAGCTGCAGGAGACCAGCAAGAAGAATGTGCTGAAGGCCATCGCTGCACAGGATCTTCTGCAGGAG
- the LOC134674225 gene encoding AP-1 complex subunit sigma-2 isoform X1, giving the protein MMQFMLLFSRQGKLRLQKWYVAHPDKLKKKITRELITTVLARKPKMCSFLEWKDVKVVYKRYASLYFCCAMEQEDNELLTLELIHRYVELLDKYFGSVCELDIIFNFEKAYFILDELVLGGELQETSKKNVLKAIAAQDLLQEEETPQGFFEDHGLG; this is encoded by the exons ATG ATGCAATTTATGCTCCTATTTAGTCGGCAAGGCAAGTTACGTCTACAGAAATGGTACGTGGCCCACCCTGATAAACTGAAAAAGAAAATTACCCGTGAACTTATCACTACAGTGCTGGCGCGGAAGCCGAAAATGTGCTCTTTTCTCGAGTGGAAAGATGTGAAAGTAGTATATAAGAG ATACGCGTCCCTGTACTTCTGCTGCGCCATGGAGCAGGAGGACAATGAGCTGCTGACCCTGGAGCTCATCCACCGCTATGTCGAGCTTCTCGATAAATACTTTGGCAGC GTGTGCGAGCTGGACATAATCTTCAACTTCGAGAAAGCCTACTTCATCCTCGATGAGCTGGTGCTCGGCGGAGAGCTGCAGGAGACCAGCAAGAAGAATGTGCTGAAGGCCATCGCTGCACAGGATCTTCTGCAGGAG
- the LOC134674225 gene encoding AP-1 complex subunit sigma-2 isoform X3 yields the protein MMQFMLLFSRQGKLRLQKWYVAHPDKLKKKITRELITTVLARKPKMCSFLEWKDVKVVYKRYASLYFCCAMEQEDNELLTLELIHRYVELLDKYFGSVCELDIIFNFEKAYFILDELVLGGELQETSKKNVLKAIAAQDLLQEDLNDGLLH from the exons ATG ATGCAATTTATGCTCCTATTTAGTCGGCAAGGCAAGTTACGTCTACAGAAATGGTACGTGGCCCACCCTGATAAACTGAAAAAGAAAATTACCCGTGAACTTATCACTACAGTGCTGGCGCGGAAGCCGAAAATGTGCTCTTTTCTCGAGTGGAAAGATGTGAAAGTAGTATATAAGAG ATACGCGTCCCTGTACTTCTGCTGCGCCATGGAGCAGGAGGACAATGAGCTGCTGACCCTGGAGCTCATCCACCGCTATGTCGAGCTTCTCGATAAATACTTTGGCAGC GTGTGCGAGCTGGACATAATCTTCAACTTCGAGAAAGCCTACTTCATCCTCGATGAGCTGGTGCTCGGCGGAGAGCTGCAGGAGACCAGCAAGAAGAATGTGCTGAAGGCCATCGCTGCACAGGATCTTCTGCAGGAG